The window AAAAGGTTTAAGCATCTTAAGAAAGTACTCTTTCCAGAGCCACTAGGTCCGATAACAACAACAACTTCCCCTTGCTTTACTTCTTCATTGATACCTTTTAGAACCTCTAGTTTTCCAAAGCTCTTGTGCAAATCTTCTATCTTAATCACTGACACTTAACCTCCTTTCAGCATAATTAACTACCCTTGTCATAATAAAGGTCATTACAAAGTATAGCACCGCTACTGCTGCAAAGATTAAAAAGGACTCATAGGTTCTACTAATAATTAGTCGCCCTTGTCTAGTTAAATCCTTAACAGCAATTACTGATACTAGAGAGGAATCCTTTAACAAAGCAATAAATTCATTACCTAAAGGTGGAATAACTCTCTTAATAGCCTGTGGTAAGATTACATATTGCATAGCCTGAGGATAACTCATTCCTACTGAACGGGCTGCTTCCATCTGCCCTTTGTCAATAGAGTTGATCCCAGAACGCACTACCTCCCCTACATAAGCACCACTATTTAATCCTAATCCTAAAATAGCAGCCAAATAAGCACTAATATCTATTCCTAAGTTTGGTAATCCAAAGTATAATAAGAATAATTGAACCAATAAGGGAGTCCCTCTGAAGAACTCAATATAAGCCTTAGCAATACCATTAAGTAATTTATTATGAGAAACCCTTGCTAGTCCCAGTAATGTACCTAAAATAATACCGATTACCACAGCAAATGTAGTTAACTCTATAGTCATAAAAGCCCCTTTAAGCAAAAAAGGCAATGACTCTTTTAAAATCTCTATCTTATCAGCTAGCAATCCTTACACATCCTTTCTCTCTTATTTTCGCTCATTAGTTAAACCATTTAGCATAAATCTCATCATAAATACCTTTGTCTTTGATATTTTTTAAAGCATTATTAATCTCTTCTTCTAATTTATTATCATTCTTTCTAAAGGCAATACCATAATACTCTTCTGTAAAGGATTCCCCAATAATCTTAACTCCTTCTCTTTCTCTTACATAGGTAGCTGTTACAGGCATATCATTAACAACTGCATCGATTCTACCATTTTTTAAATCAATAAATGCCTGTGGAATCTTCTCATATCTAGTAACCTCTATCCCTGACATTTCACTAACCTCTAAGTCTCCAGTTGTACCTAATTGTACTCCAACCTTCTTCCCTTTTAAGTCTGCTACACCTTTAATTTCATTATTAGATGATACTACAGCAATAACTTGGCTTGCATCAAAGTATGGTGAGGAAAAAGAGACTGCTTTCTTTCTCGCTTCAGTAATTGTCATTGCAGCAATTACCATATCAAATTTACCTGTCTTTAAGCTAGGGATTAAGCCATCGAAATCAATATCTTTAATCTCTAACTCTAAATTTAACTCTTCAGCAATTGCTTTAGCTATATCAATATCAAATCCTATTATCTCATCGTTCTCATCATGATATTCAAAAGGTCTATAAGAAGCTTCTGTTCCTATTACTAATTTACCCCTCTCTTTCATCTGATCAAAAGTATTACTCTTCTTATTGTTCCCACATCCAACTATTCCTAAGACTAAAGACATACTTAATAAAGTTAGTAATAATAGCATATTTACTCTTTTCACTTGTTTGTTCCTCCTTGTTATTTTCGTTATAATTATACATCACTCAGTTTATTTATGCAATGCTTTATTAAAATTATTATCAAGTTTGAAATTAAAGTCAAGATTAAAATATTTCTTCATTTAATTTTAAATTCAATCTCAAACTAAAATAAGCAGCAGGATATCCTGCTGCTTATTATTATTCAAACCATTTAGCATAAATTTTATCATAAGTACCTTCTTGCTTTAACTTAGCTAAAGCTTCATTAACTTTCTCCATTAATTCTGTATCTGCTTTTCTAAAAGCAATACCATATTGTTCAACAGTAAGAGCTTCTCCTACTATCTTAACTTCTGGATGCTCTTTGATATAAGCTTTAGTTACTGGTAAGTCATTAACAACTGCAGCTACTTGACCATTTTGTAAAGCAATGAAAGCCTCTGGAATTGTATCAAATCTTTTAATTTCTTTAATGCCCTCCATCTCACTAACCTCTAAATCACCAGTTGTACCTAGTTGTACAGCAATTACCTTACCTTGTAAATCATCAACACTTTTAATATCATTACTATCTTCCATAACCGCGATTACCTGACTTGCATCAAAATATGGATCAGAAAAGTTAACCGCCTTCTTTCTATCTTCTGTAATTGTCATAGCTGACATTATTAAGTCATATTTGTTAGCTTGTAACCCTGGAATGATACCATCAAAAGATGTATTTTGTAAATCCAAATCTATACCTAATTTATCAGCAATAGCCTTCAATACATCTACATCAAATCCAACAATCTCTCCATTTTCATCTTGGAACTCAAAAGGCTTATAAGCCGCATCCATACCAACTACTATTTTCCCTTCTTCTTCAATCTTATCCCATGTAGCTTGTTCATTACCACCAAAAATCCACCATGCTCCTGCTATAGTTGATATAGAAAAAACAAATATCAGAGCTAAAATTAATAAATACCCTTTTTTTCTTAACATCAAATCTCCTCCTATGTTGTTTTATGTTATGTTTTTGTTAATTATAACCTTTTTGTTAGATCCAGTCAAGATTATTTAAAAAATCAACACAAACCTCACATCTACTTTACATGTAAGCCAATTCATAGCAATAACTCTTTTCCAACCATCTTTTTAATAATTATACAAGATAATTAATAAATATGCAAGAGGGATAGAAAATTTATTTATCTTAATATCTTATTTTGGTTAAATTTAATATATTCTAATTAATATTAGTATTATGAAGATTTAAAACTAAGTTATAGATAATAAATAAAGAATCTTGTATTGAGTTTAAATTCAATACAAGATTTCTATAAAGTGTGTATGCAATTAAATCTTTAAATTATAAATACTTTCAAAGTCTTCTCTTAATTTCAGCAATGCTTTATCCTTATTCTTACACTCTAACATTATATCAAAATCTGTATTACTTGTACTTTTAAGTATATCGATAAAATCTTTAAAATCCTTGGGATCGATATTATCAGCATGGCTAGCATAATCATCTTCACTCCTAGGTGTAGAGAAGTGGAACTTTGGCTTGCCATGACCTTCCCAAGTAGCAAATACCCTTGGTAATAGCTCCTCTAACTTTTCATCCTCTGTATGATTACAATTAAAATGGTGAATATCGAAAACAATAGGTATACCCAAATCTTCTGCTATCTCCAATACTTCAGTAGCAGTATAAGATTTATCATCATTCTCTATAATTAGCCTGCTCTTCATATCTTCAGGTAGAGCTTTAAAATTCTTCTTAAATCGACTAATCGCCTTCTCTTTATTACCATAAACACCACCAATGTGTAAGACTACTTTAGTAGTTGTATCCAACCCCATTGCTAATAAGAAATTAGAGTGATATTCTAACTCTTCAATAGATCTCTTAACAACATCCTTTCGATTACTATTTAAGATAGTATATTGACTGGCATGCATACTGACTCTAATATCATTCTCCTTGGCATAATTACCAATCTCTAAAAACTTTTCTTTAAATTTATCAAGATAATCCCAGCCATTGCTAACTTCATGAGTAGCTAAAGGAACAACATTAGAAGAGAAACGATAAAACTTTATATTATGAGCTTTATTAAACTTCAATATCCGTAAGGTATTCTCTAGATTCTCCTTTAATAGTGTGTTAAGCTTAATCTCTTGACCTTCAAGAGATAATTTCTTTAAATGACCTACAGTTGTTCTACGATTAGGTGTGCAATCTTTTAAATTAAGATTAATACAGGCATAACCTAATTCCATCTTAATCAATCCCCTCTTTAAATAATAAAAACCTCCCATTCTTATAGGAGGCTTATCCTTTATAATTATTATTTACTACATTCTGCGCAATAACCAAAAAACTCTGTCCGACGATAAGAAACTTCCCCACCAACACAATTTGCTACTTCTTCCTCCAACTTTTTGTCCATATCTAAATCAACATCCATCACTTGACCACAATCTAAGCAAGTAAAGTGATAATGGTCATCTGAATTAGCATCATAACGACTATAACTACTCCCGTAATTTAATTCAATGATCTCTCCCATCTCTCTTAGGACATTTAAGTTACGATAGATAGTCCCTAAACTAATATTAGGAATCTCTTGCTTTACTTTATCATAAATCCAGTCAGCAGTAGGATGAGATCTAGTAGATTTTAAAACTTCTAATATCTTCTTTCTCTGCTTAGTCATACGCCTCTGGGGACTTTTCATAAGTACTCACCCTTCTATTAAATATTATTTAATTAAATTATAGCAATTATAAAATAAAGTGTCAATGCTAATTAGTAATAATAACTATTGTTAATTTTACTTAAAAAATTCATTGCAGAAAAAGGAATAATAATTATTATCAATAATTATTATTATAAGATAATTATTTTGTACATAATATTCTTATAATATAAAGGAGAGGATAAAAATGAACATTAAATGCCATTCCAAGAACGACCCCAATAAAATTGCTATTATCGGTGCAGGTGGTGTTGGAGCAACTACAGCTTATGCACTGATGATTGAAGGTATTGCTTCTGAAATTACCTTAATTGATATCAATAAAGAGAGAGCCGAAGGAGAAGCAATGGACTTAAATCATGGTGCTTCCTTTGTTAAGCCAGTTGAAGTCTATGCTGGTGATTATTCTGACTGTGCAGAAGCTAATATTATCATTATTACAGCTGGTGCCAATCAACAACCTGATGAGACACGCTTAGATTTAGTTAAAAAAAATACTGAAATCTTCAAAAAGATTATACCAGAGATAACTAAGTATAATCAAGATGCTATTCTATTAGTAGTTACTAATCCAGTAGATATCTTAACTTATGTAACCCTTAAATTATCTGGTTTTCCTAAAGAGAGGGTTATTGGTTCTGGTACTGTATTAGATAGTTCCCGTTTTAGATCGTTAATCAGTAGAAATTGTGGTATTGCAGCTAGTAATGTTCATGGTTATATTATTGGAGAACATGGTGATAGTGAAGTGCCAGTATGGAGCTTAACCAATATTGCTGGAACCAAAATAGATGAATATTGTCCAATCTGTGATACTGATTGTCCTACTAATAATCGTGATGAAATTGCTCATAAGGTTAAAGATGCAGCCTATGAAATAATTAAAAGAAAAGGATCTACCTTTTATGCTGTTGCTTTAGCTGTTGCTAGAATTGTAAGAGCTATAATTAGAGATGAAAATGCTATTTTAACAGTCTCTAGTTTAATGAAAGGACAATACGGTATCGATGATATATGTTTAAGCCTTCCTACTATAGTCAATAACTCAGGAATTGGCAAGGTATTAGACTTACCATTGAATAATGAAGAGAAAGAGAAATTTGTAAATTCAGCAGTTACTTTAAAAGAAACTGCTAAAAGTTTGGATTTATAAGAGGAATTTCAATATTCAATCTAGAAATATATCTAGATAAGTTTCATTTGGCAAGATGAACTAATCTATACTTAAGCTTATTTTAGGAGGTGAGAAATTGTGAAAGAGAAAGTAAAAGAAGTTTTAGACCAAATCAGACCATCTCTACAAGCAGATGGTGGAGATGTTAAATTAGTAGAGGTTACAGAAGACGGAGTTGTAAAACTTGAACTTCAAGGAGCTTGTGCTGGATGCCCAATGTCTCAAATGACTTTAAAAATGGGAATTGAAAAGAACCTTAAGAAGTTTATTCCTGAAGTAAAAGAAGTACAATCAGTATAGTATAATAAGTTAAAAACCTCGGTTTACTAACCGAGGTCTTATCCTTTTTAATATATTTATATCAGAATTAAACTCTGCAATTATATTAATCTTTAAATAGCTATATAAATCCAACCTTACTGATAATGTATATCTGCAAATTCAACCTTTAATTTTTCAACAATTCCTATATTATCATAATTAGTATATGAATTATTCTCTCCGATAATTGTTACATCTAGAATATATATATATAATGAATTCACTCTCTTCACCATACGCACTCTTTACTTCAACCCTTCCTTGATGTAAATTAACAAGGAATTTTACAAGGGATAATCCAACTCCATGACCTAAGCTATTTCTTCCAGATAATATACCTTACTCTACCTGTTCAAAGCGATTAAATATCTTCCTCTGCTCAGTATCTATCATACCAATACCAGTATCTTTAACAGAAATTATAAGCTCACTATCTTTATAGTCGCGATATTTATAGATATTTCATCATCCTTATTAGTAAATTTAATAGCATTAGAAAGCAAATTTAGGATAATTGTTTCGATACTAAAAGGGTCGCAAGCAATCAACTTATAGTCTACTTTCCTACTAAAGTTAAAGACTCTAGTTTGATTTTATATGAATTAGAATCCATCTTAATTAAATCAACCAAGCCATTGACTAATTTCAATAATCTATAGCTATTCTGTTTAATTATCTGTGTATAAGAATTAATTTTTTTCTAANNNTTTATTCTACACTTGGTTATTAACCAAGTTTTTTGTTTTTTGCACATCTCCATATCATTATTAAAAGTTAATTAATAATATAAAAAAGACTAAGGTATTTAAAAAATACCCTAGTCTTTTTTATATTAAGAAAGAACTTCATCTGATAGCATTATACATCATTACTGTCTTATTCCAAAATCATCATTATATAATCTCCTTCTCTAATTTGAGAACTTAGAATAGAACATTCATAAACTAAAATTTCGGGAAATGAATTTATGACTAGATTTAGATTCTTCTTAGCAATCTGGTAATAACCACAGTTTTATAAAATAAAGAGTAAGAGTAAATTCTTACAATAATTTACCATTCCATCAAAATTATCATTCTTTATTTTTAGCATATTCTATTATGCCTATCACTCCTTATTTTCTCTAAACAAACAGTGGAAAGCCGTTTTTCATTAAATATTAGTCAATTATTAAATTTAGAAGATTTGATTAAGATTATTCCTCAAACACATTAGAAAAATTTGATATATTGAATCACCTAATAACTTATAAATTATCAAATTAATAACTCTATGAAACTCTCTCTTGATAACCTTCTAAGTTAGCTGATTGCTTTTCCTTCTCTTCTCTTATTTGAGTCTTTAATAAACTAATCTTTTCACTAGCCTCCATAATCTTATGGGTCAACTCTTCTTTACCTTGATAATTATCAGTGTGTTCATAATCATACTTTAATAGACTTATCACCTCTTGCCAAACATGTAACTCTAATTCTGGTCCTTTTTTCATGTTAAATATCTCTCCTTACTATCTTAATTTATGATAATATTTAACTAAAATTAATCTGATTTAAAGAATTAAAAGTTATTAATATCCTCTATATAATTTCTATAGCTACTATGCAATTTTCTTGTTATTGGACCAATCTTTCCATCATGAATTTTTCTGCCATCAACCTCTATAACACCTAGAACTTCCTTAGTAGTACTGGTAAGAAAAACTTCATCAGCATCATAAAGCTCTTCTACTGTAAAGGTTATCTCTTTAGCCTCAAAATCCTCTTTAGCCAATTCTAAAACTACCTCTCTAGTAATACCACTTAATAGCTTATTAGTAATTGGATGAGTCATAACTACTCCATCTTTAATTATAAATACATTACTACTAGTTCCTTCAATTACAACATTATCAGGTGAAACAAAAAATCCTTCAAATGCTCCTTGATCTTTGGCCTCTTGATTGGCCAAGATATTAGGAAGTAAATTAGTGGTCTTTATATTACAATAACTCCATCTAGTATCTAGAAGAGTTACTGCATTGACACCACTTTGCCATAATTCTTCTGGGAAAGGCTGTGGAGGTAAGAGGTACATAATAATCGTAGGGTCAAGGTCAAGATTAAAGCTATGATTTCTAGGCGAGACCCCACGAGTTACCTGTATATAGAGACTTCCAGATTGATTATCGGTATTCTTATCTATAACCTCTAAGGCTATCTCCTTTAACTCCTCTAAAGTATGTTTAACCTTAAGTCTAATTAAGTCTGCACTACTTAATAACCTCTTAAAATGTTCATCTGCTTTAAATAACTTTCCATTATATAATTTAATAACTTCATAAATCCCATCACCGAATTGAAATCCTCTATCTTCAATGGAGACCTTAGCATTAGATTGTTCTACAAATTGTCCACTTATGTAAGCTACATTATTCATTATTCCCCTCCTTAAGAAAACAATACTATGAAAATAATAGTTATTATAATAACTCCGAAAAACCAGTCTGTCTTAATGCTTCATATAAGACTATACATACTGAATTAGCTAAATTGAGCGATCTAGTCTCTGCTTTCATTGGAATCCTAATACAATTATTAGGATAATCCTCTATAATATTATCAGGTAAACCTGTAGTCTCTCTACCAAATACTAAAAAGTCATCAGCTCCATATTCTATATCTGTATAATGATTCTTAGCATATTTGGTAGAAAAATAAAAATTACTATTGCGATACTTCTCAAATAGCTCTTCTAAACTATCATAATAATGAATATCTAATTTGTCCCAATAGTCTAACCCTGCTCGTTTGACTGTCTTCTCATCAGTTGAAAAACCTAAAGGTCTAATTAGATGTAAGCTTGATCCAGTACAGGCACACGTACGGGCGATATTCCCAGTATTTGGTGGGATTTGTGGTTGATATAAAACTATATTCACGGTCATCCTCCTTAATCTAAAATTATTTCAATCGATTTCATGAAATAAAGCAAATATTATTAAATAATAGTAATTTTACTTATTCTATTATACTGCTACTTATAAAGTCTCATACTTATTATTCTTTATGAAAAAAATTATAATTTAGCAATTATCCTATCTATCTCTTCTTCATTAAATACTTCAATTCCTTCTTTTTTTAGCAATGCTGTAGTAACCCCTGCCCCTACTCTCTTATTTCCAGTAAAACTTCCATCATATATTATTTTACTACCACAAGAGGGACTTTTAGCCTTTAATATTGCTAAAGTACAACCATACTCTTTAATTAAAGACAATGATTCTCTAGCACCTTCAATAAAATTTTTAGTAATATCATTACCTTCTTTATCTATAACCCTTGCAATACCTTCTAACACATCTTCCCCATCACCACCTTGAATCTCAGCAGGTGGTCTAGGAGTACTTAATCCACCAAAAACTTCAGGACAGATACTAATAATCTCTTTATCCTCTAATAATTCTGTTATCCTACGATCATAGTTATTATTACCATTATATCTACAATCCTCACCTAATAAACAAGAACTCACTACTATCATCAACAACTATCCTTTCTTTAACCAATTTTGGGCTTCTTCTATTGTCATAAACTGCTCTATCTCAGCATAATTTTTATATTTTCTTCTCCATAACCTAAATTTAAGCTTATTAATTAACTCTGGCAAAACAATTGAAATTCTATTTATACTTGCCTTCGATAAGTACTGAATAAAGATATCAAATTGACTATCATCTAAATTGACATCTCTTACATCTAATAATAATTTATTATTACCTGCTTTAAATTCCAACAATTCCTTTATTTTTCTACAAATCGCATTCGACTCTGCCTCATCTATTATATCATTTCCAGTTACAACTATAAACTCTTCTTTATTAGTTAATTTATACAATTAAATCTCCCCCTTTCATACTCTTCTTTTATAATATTACAGGAGATTTAATTCTGTGTTTATTAAAAAAATATAATCAACTATTATAATGTTTAGGGGAGATAAAATTATTATAATCTAATGATTCTTAGTCCTTAAATGTAGTGGTAGAATCTCATATTTATCTAATACTATCTTATATCCATAAGCAGCTTGGCTAAACTTCTCTTCAGCTTGATTTAAAGGCATACCCATTAAATTAACATTTTTTAAGTCACCTTCTCCTACTTTAGATCTAATTAATTGGTGGAGATATGACACAGCTTGTTGACGAAAACCTAATAACCTTGCTCCTACTACATCTGTGGCAACAGGATCTGTTCCTGCTACTACTAAATCAGCATTAACAGGCTTACCATGAGAAGGTCCTGTACCTACCATCCCATTATCACCACTTAAAACTGTTAAATCTATAGGAATCAATTTTGCCATAGCAGCTATAAATTCATGTAAGTATTCATGTATTCCCCTATCAGCTTTAGGAAACCCATGTATCTCAGCTGGAGGCCAGGCCAAAGCAATATTCTTTATTCCTAAAGAGACTGTCGCCTCTTCATGGTGCTTTATCTGAGTATAGGATATTAAAAAATCAGTTTCACTCAATACTTTATTTATTTTAATCTTCTTAATAATGGGATGATCAAGTTCAAACTCCTCATAAGGACCATAATTTAAATCAATAAACTCCACCCCTTCATCTTCAATAATCTGTTGATACCCTGTCTTCTTCATTACCTCCTTGGTATCAGCTCCACCAGAACCAGTAGCAACAACTATTCTAGCAGGAGATTTATCTTTAATATATTGAATCAGCTTCCTTAAAGATTCAGGGCCAACTACCGTTCCAGTCTGTGGTGCATTATCATTTACCCAATTTGGGGTAATAGTTACTCTATCCTTGGAAGTAATTACTTTATCTGTAGGTAACATATTCAAAAGCCCTTGAATAACGTCACCTTCAACTCCCTCTCCAATAGCTACATAAGGATCTTTAACCCTACGCTCTCTTAACATATATACATACCTCCTAAAGTGATAGTAAAAAGTAATAAATAAACAGTGACTGGTAAAAATTAAAAAGATTAATATACTATGAATTTACTTTAAAATTCTTCAACTATATCATCAGCTCTAAACAAAATATTTTCTATTTCTACTCTTTACCCATTTTACCATAGTTTATCCATTTTAAAAAAAATAAATTCAAGAACGAAACATATCTCTCGTCCTTGAATAATAAAAATTAATTCCATTCAATCACTCCACAAGCTAACCGTTTTCCAGCATCACCAGCTGGTTGACTACGATAATCATCAGGATTTTGATGAATAATAACAGAACGCCCCACAACATCTTCTACCTCAAACTCATTAGTAAAGACACTCATTCTAGCATACCCATTATTAGAGAATAATACAGGTAAATCTCCTGCATGATCACCATGAGGCTGATTATCAGGTGCATAGTGTCCCCCTGCTGCCTGAAAAGGATCATTAGGGTCTCCTACCTTACAATTACCAAATTTATGGATATGAAAGCCATGGGGACCAATTGGATCTTCTTCATCTGTTGCAGGTCGATATGGAGGCAAACCAGTAACCTCTACAGAAACCTTAGTTCCACCTGCTACTGGAATAAAATAAACTATACCTCTTATCTCTGGAGCTAGAGGACCGCCTTTGATTCTAGCACGAGCTATTCTTCTGAATAAATTTACCATAGATATTCCCTCCCAATTCCTATATAATAGGAGATGTCTTGTTAACACGCTTATAATTATGATATTCATTGAAATCAAAAATGTGCTTAATATCCATATTAAAATTAATATTAAATTTATCCTTGACAGTCGAAACTATTTTAGTTATAATAATAATTGTCGTTGCAAAAAATCTCAACTTATGGACCTGTAGCTCAGTTGGTCAGAGCACTCGGCTCATAACCGATAGG of the Orenia metallireducens genome contains:
- the ehuC gene encoding ectoine/hydroxyectoine ABC transporter permease subunit EhuC; protein product: MLADKIEILKESLPFLLKGAFMTIELTTFAVVIGIILGTLLGLARVSHNKLLNGIAKAYIEFFRGTPLLVQLFLLYFGLPNLGIDISAYLAAILGLGLNSGAYVGEVVRSGINSIDKGQMEAARSVGMSYPQAMQYVILPQAIKRVIPPLGNEFIALLKDSSLVSVIAVKDLTRQGRLIISRTYESFLIFAAVAVLYFVMTFIMTRVVNYAERRLSVSD
- a CDS encoding basic amino acid ABC transporter substrate-binding protein — translated: MLLLLTLLSMSLVLGIVGCGNNKKSNTFDQMKERGKLVIGTEASYRPFEYHDENDEIIGFDIDIAKAIAEELNLELEIKDIDFDGLIPSLKTGKFDMVIAAMTITEARKKAVSFSSPYFDASQVIAVVSSNNEIKGVADLKGKKVGVQLGTTGDLEVSEMSGIEVTRYEKIPQAFIDLKNGRIDAVVNDMPVTATYVREREGVKIIGESFTEEYYGIAFRKNDNKLEEEINNALKNIKDKGIYDEIYAKWFN
- a CDS encoding basic amino acid ABC transporter substrate-binding protein, giving the protein MLRKKGYLLILALIFVFSISTIAGAWWIFGGNEQATWDKIEEEGKIVVGMDAAYKPFEFQDENGEIVGFDVDVLKAIADKLGIDLDLQNTSFDGIIPGLQANKYDLIMSAMTITEDRKKAVNFSDPYFDASQVIAVMEDSNDIKSVDDLQGKVIAVQLGTTGDLEVSEMEGIKEIKRFDTIPEAFIALQNGQVAAVVNDLPVTKAYIKEHPEVKIVGEALTVEQYGIAFRKADTELMEKVNEALAKLKQEGTYDKIYAKWFE
- the uvsE gene encoding UV DNA damage repair endonuclease UvsE codes for the protein MELGYACINLNLKDCTPNRRTTVGHLKKLSLEGQEIKLNTLLKENLENTLRILKFNKAHNIKFYRFSSNVVPLATHEVSNGWDYLDKFKEKFLEIGNYAKENDIRVSMHASQYTILNSNRKDVVKRSIEELEYHSNFLLAMGLDTTTKVVLHIGGVYGNKEKAISRFKKNFKALPEDMKSRLIIENDDKSYTATEVLEIAEDLGIPIVFDIHHFNCNHTEDEKLEELLPRVFATWEGHGKPKFHFSTPRSEDDYASHADNIDPKDFKDFIDILKSTSNTDFDIMLECKNKDKALLKLREDFESIYNLKI
- a CDS encoding Fur family transcriptional regulator; translation: MKSPQRRMTKQRKKILEVLKSTRSHPTADWIYDKVKQEIPNISLGTIYRNLNVLREMGEIIELNYGSSYSRYDANSDDHYHFTCLDCGQVMDVDLDMDKKLEEEVANCVGGEVSYRRTEFFGYCAECSK
- a CDS encoding L-lactate dehydrogenase; translated protein: MNIKCHSKNDPNKIAIIGAGGVGATTAYALMIEGIASEITLIDINKERAEGEAMDLNHGASFVKPVEVYAGDYSDCAEANIIIITAGANQQPDETRLDLVKKNTEIFKKIIPEITKYNQDAILLVVTNPVDILTYVTLKLSGFPKERVIGSGTVLDSSRFRSLISRNCGIAASNVHGYIIGEHGDSEVPVWSLTNIAGTKIDEYCPICDTDCPTNNRDEIAHKVKDAAYEIIKRKGSTFYAVALAVARIVRAIIRDENAILTVSSLMKGQYGIDDICLSLPTIVNNSGIGKVLDLPLNNEEKEKFVNSAVTLKETAKSLDL
- a CDS encoding NifU family protein; its protein translation is MKEKVKEVLDQIRPSLQADGGDVKLVEVTEDGVVKLELQGACAGCPMSQMTLKMGIEKNLKKFIPEVKEVQSV
- a CDS encoding ATP-binding protein; translated protein: MLSGRNSLGHGVGLSLVKFLVNLHQGRVEVKSAYGEESEFIIYIYSRCNNYRRE
- the dat gene encoding D-amino-acid transaminase — protein: MNNVAYISGQFVEQSNAKVSIEDRGFQFGDGIYEVIKLYNGKLFKADEHFKRLLSSADLIRLKVKHTLEELKEIALEVIDKNTDNQSGSLYIQVTRGVSPRNHSFNLDLDPTIIMYLLPPQPFPEELWQSGVNAVTLLDTRWSYCNIKTTNLLPNILANQEAKDQGAFEGFFVSPDNVVIEGTSSNVFIIKDGVVMTHPITNKLLSGITREVVLELAKEDFEAKEITFTVEELYDADEVFLTSTTKEVLGVIEVDGRKIHDGKIGPITRKLHSSYRNYIEDINNF
- the trmL gene encoding tRNA (uridine(34)/cytosine(34)/5-carboxymethylaminomethyluridine(34)-2'-O)-methyltransferase TrmL, whose protein sequence is MTVNIVLYQPQIPPNTGNIARTCACTGSSLHLIRPLGFSTDEKTVKRAGLDYWDKLDIHYYDSLEELFEKYRNSNFYFSTKYAKNHYTDIEYGADDFLVFGRETTGLPDNIIEDYPNNCIRIPMKAETRSLNLANSVCIVLYEALRQTGFSELL
- a CDS encoding DUF523 domain-containing protein, producing MIVVSSCLLGEDCRYNGNNNYDRRITELLEDKEIISICPEVFGGLSTPRPPAEIQGGDGEDVLEGIARVIDKEGNDITKNFIEGARESLSLIKEYGCTLAILKAKSPSCGSKIIYDGSFTGNKRVGAGVTTALLKKEGIEVFNEEEIDRIIAKL
- a CDS encoding DUF362 domain-containing protein; this translates as MLRERRVKDPYVAIGEGVEGDVIQGLLNMLPTDKVITSKDRVTITPNWVNDNAPQTGTVVGPESLRKLIQYIKDKSPARIVVATGSGGADTKEVMKKTGYQQIIEDEGVEFIDLNYGPYEEFELDHPIIKKIKINKVLSETDFLISYTQIKHHEEATVSLGIKNIALAWPPAEIHGFPKADRGIHEYLHEFIAAMAKLIPIDLTVLSGDNGMVGTGPSHGKPVNADLVVAGTDPVATDVVGARLLGFRQQAVSYLHQLIRSKVGEGDLKNVNLMGMPLNQAEEKFSQAAYGYKIVLDKYEILPLHLRTKNH
- a CDS encoding superoxide dismutase family protein, encoding MVNLFRRIARARIKGGPLAPEIRGIVYFIPVAGGTKVSVEVTGLPPYRPATDEEDPIGPHGFHIHKFGNCKVGDPNDPFQAAGGHYAPDNQPHGDHAGDLPVLFSNNGYARMSVFTNEFEVEDVVGRSVIIHQNPDDYRSQPAGDAGKRLACGVIEWN